One segment of Panicum virgatum strain AP13 chromosome 3K, P.virgatum_v5, whole genome shotgun sequence DNA contains the following:
- the LOC120698047 gene encoding anthocyanidin 3-O-glucosyltransferase 2-like: MKKTVVLYPGLSVSHFVPMVQLADVLLAEGYAVVVAYIDPTVKGGMGLPAVVDRLAASKPSVAFHRLPRIQDGRAFAHGADFLASYHDYVGKFDEHLRDLLLSMPPGSVHALVVDMMSVGVLGSVAGELGIPGYTFFPCSASTLATSVQVLAIRAEGRPSLGELGDAPLHFRGVPPVPASHLTEEVYQDPGSEAYRAMANMFSGIREAHGILANTFGSLEPRAVGALGDPRFSPKMPPLYCVGPLVAGSGEAKEEGKHECLAWLDEQPERSVVYLCFGGIGAGNHSAEQLKEMAIGLEKSGHRFLWVVRAPPPDDDTDQPFDPTADPDLDALLPEGFLGRTRGRGLVVKLWAPQAEVLRHAATGAFVTHCGWNSVLEGITAGVPMLCWPLYAEQKMNKTFMVEEYGVGVEVLGWQQGMVKAGELEAKVRLVMEGEEGERLRARVAEHREAAALARKDGGSSRAAFGQFLSDAGSLAQPLTRPYTCASG; the protein is encoded by the coding sequence atgaagaagacgGTCGTCCTGTACCCGGGCCTCTCCGTCAGCCACTTCGTCCCCATGGTGCAGCTCGCCGACGTCCTCCTAGCGGAGGGCTACGCCGTGGTCGTCGCGTACATAGACCCCACCGTGAAGGGGGGCATGGGCTTGCCCGCCGTCGTcgaccgcctcgccgcctctAAGCCGTCCGTGGCCTTCCACAGGCTCCCTCGCATCCAGGACGGCCGCGCCTTCGCCCACGGCGCCGATTTCCTCGCCAGCTACCACGACTACGTGGGCAAGTTCGACGAGCACCTCCGCGACTTGCTCCTGTCCATGCCGCCCGGCAGCGTCCACGCCCTGGTCGTGGACATGATGTCCGTCGGGGTCCTCGgcagcgtcgccggcgagctcgggatcCCGGGGTACACCTTCTTCCCCTGCAGCGCCTCCACGCTCGCCACGTCCGTCCAGGTCTTGGCGATCCGTGCGGAAGGCCGGCCTAGTCTCGGAGAGCTGGGAGACGCGCCTCTCCACTTCCGTGGCGTCCCGCCCGTGCCGGCTTCCCATCTCACCGAAGAAGTGTACCAGGATCCGGGGAGCGAGGCGTATAGGGCGATGGCCAACATGTTCAGCGGGATACGAGAAGCCCACGGAATTCTAGCCAACACGTTCGGGTCGCTCGAGCCCCGTGCGGTGGGAGCTCTTGGTGACCCACGGTTCTCCCCCAAAATGCCTCCGCTCTACTGCGTCGGGCCGCTGGTTGCCGGGTCCGGCGAGGCGAAAGAAGAGGGAAAGCACGAGTGCCTGGCATGGCTTGACGAGCAACCAGAGCGCAGCGTGGTGTACCTCTGTTTCGGAGGCATTGGCGCCGGCAACCACTCGGCCGAGCAGCTCAAGGAGATGGCCATTGGCCTCGAGAAGTCGGGGCACCGGTTCCTGTGGGTGGTGCGAGCCCCTCCCCCCGACGACGACACGGACCAGCCGTTCGACCCCACCGCCGACCCAGACCTCGACGCCCTTCTGCCCGAGGGGTTCCTCGGGAGgacccgcggccgcggcctcgtCGTCAAGCTGTGGGCGCCGCaggcggaggtgctccgccacGCAGCGACGGGGGCGTTCGTGACGCACTGCGGATGGAACTCGGTGCTGGAAGGGATCACCGCGGGCGTGCCGATGCTCTGCTGGCCGTTGTACGCGGAGCAGAAGATGAACAAGACGTTCATGGTGGAGGAGTACGGGGTTGGCGTGGAGGTGCTCGGGTGGCAGCAGGGGATGGTGAAGGCCGGGGAGCTGGAGGCCAAGGTGAGGCTGGTCATGGAGGGCGAGGAAGGCGAGCGCCTCAGGGCACGGGTCGCCGAGCACAGGGAAGCCGCGGCCTTGGCCAGGAAGGACGGCGGCTCGTCGCGCGCCGCGTTTGGCCAGTTCCTGTCGGACGCAGGCAGCCTCGCGCAGCCGCTGACACGCCCATACACATGTGCTTCCGGTTGA
- the LOC120698049 gene encoding anthocyanidin 3-O-glucosyltransferase 2-like, translating into MKKTVVLYPGLSVSHFVPMLQLADALLNEGYAVKVAHIDPALKGDIAMAAVIGRAAASRPSVTFYELPRIQDPPTVLHDAKFLATYSDLLGRHNERFHDFLRSLPPGSVHALVLDVLAAEALGVAQELGIPAYSFVPTNASAFAIFSQLPSIRTEGQPTMKELGDTPLDFHGVPPMTASHIHTESLEDPESEKVLLDMLVATQQRANGILVNTFLPLEARAVGALRDRRCFPTMPPVYCVGPFIAEAGLAGEKHECLAWLDKQPERSVVYLCFGSVGAGNHSEEQLKEIAAGLEKSGHRFLWVVRAPPHDDPKRPFDPRADPDLDAILPAGFLERTRGRGLVVKLWAPQVAVLQHRATGAFVTHCGWNSVLEGITAGVPMLCWPLYAEQKMNKVFMVEEYGVGVEVLGWQQGVVKAGELEAKVRLVMEGEEGELLRARVAEHREAAAMAMKDGGSSRAAFRQFLSDVGKLRLRSTR; encoded by the coding sequence ATGAAGAAGACCGTGGTTCTGTACCCCGGGCTCTCCGTCAGCCACTTCGTCCCCATGCTGCAGCTCGCCGACGCCCTCCTGAACGAAGGCTACGCCGTCAAGGTGGCCCACATCGACCCCGCCCTGAAAGGGGacatcgccatggccgccgtcatcggccgcgccgccgcctccaggccGTCCGTCACCTTCTACGAGCTCCCACGGATCCAGGACCCTCCCACCGTCCTCCACGACGCCAAGTTCCTCGCCACGTACTCCGACCTCCTAGGCCGCCACAACGAGCGCTTCCACGACTTCCTCCGCTCGCTGCCTCCCGGCAGCGTCCACGCGCTGGTCCTGGACGTCCTGGCCGCCGAGGCGTTGGGCGTCGCCCAGGAGCTTGGGATCCCGGCCTACTCCTTCGTCCCCACCAACGCCTCCGCCTTCGCCATTTTCTCCCAGCTCCCTTCGATCCGCACGGAGGGCCAGCCGACCATGAAGGAGCTCGGAGACACGCCTCTCGATTTCCATGGCGTCCCACCCATGACGGCCTCTCACATCCACACCGAAAGCCTCGAGGACCcggagagtgagaaggtgctgctggacATGCTGGTCGCGACACAGCAACGAGCCAACGGCATACTCGTGAACACGTTCCTGCCCCTGGAAGCTCGGGCGGTGGGCGCGCTCAGGGACCGGCGGTGTTTCCCCACGATGCCTCCGGTCTACTGCGTCGGCCCATTCATCGCGGAGGCCGGTCTGGCAGGGGAAAAGCATGAGTGCCTCGCGTGGCTGGACAAGCAGCCGGAGCGCAGCGTGGTGTACCTCTGCTTCGGCAGCGTCGGTGCCGGCAACCACTCGGAGGAGCAGCTCAAGGAGATCGCCGCCGGCCTGGAGAAGTCGGGCCACCGGTTCCTGTGGGTGGTGCGGGCGCCTCCCCACGACGATCCGAAGAGGCCGTTCGACCCGCGCGCCGACCCGGACCTCGACGCGATCCTGCCGGCGGGGTTCCTGGAGAGgacccgcggccgcggcctcgtCGTCAAGCTGTGGGCGCCGCAGGTGGCGGtgctccagcacagggcgacgGGCGCGTTCGTGACGCACTGCGGCTGGAACTCGGTGCTCGAGGGGATCACGGCGGGTGTGCCGATGCTTTGCTGGCCGCTGTACGCGGAGCAGAAGATGAACAAGGTGTTCATGGTGGAGGAGTACGGGGTCGGCGTGGAGGTGCTCGGGTGGCAGCAGGGGGTGGTGAAGGCCGGAGAGCTGGAGGCCAAGGTCAGGCTGGTGATGGAGGGCGAGGAAGGCGAGCTGCTCAGGGCACGGGTCGCCGAGCACAGGGAAGCCGCGGCCATGGCCATGAAGGATGGTGGCTCGTCGCGGGCGGCGTTTCGCCAGTTCCTGTCAGACGTAGGCAAACTCAGGCTGAGGTCAACACGCTGA